TCCTGCCTAAACTCTGAATAATTCTTATCCAGCTGATCCTCCAACTCTTGATCAGAGTTCAGGCCACACCTCCGGGAAATGGAGAAATCAAGTAGGAGCTTGAAAACATCAGAATTCTTGCTCCTGGCTGCGGCATAAAATATATCAGTAACACCATATTCTCCTTCCCCAAAAACAAGAAGAGGGTCTCTCTCCAACAATTCCTTGAGAAAGCTCACATCACCAGCTGAGGCAGCAGTGTACAGAAGCCAACCACCGTAGCCAGCTCTAAGGAGAGTGTTATGACCTCTCTTTGTTTCACACTCCAGAAATAGCTTCTTGGCCACTAAAGCACGACAACTGGCAACACCAATGAACTGTTCCTCATCATCCCAAACGGTTTCAAGGCGGCGAATTCGGCGAAGGGAGGTGAGTTTGATGAGGAGATTGGTGTCAAGGTAGAGAAGCTCCCTTACCAAGTCATACTGACCGTTGGCTGCTGCAAAATCAATCGGTGATGCATACCACCATTGGTCACCTGTGCTTTCCCAGCGAAGAGGGAAGTATGAAGGTGGCATTTTTAACAATTTTCTTAGCTATTATTAGACCCAGATCAGGATTTAAACTTACTTACCAACAAAAGATGCAGAATTCAGGAGTTGTGGAATGAGAACAAATATACCGGTTAAACTGCCATTATCCAGTTATGCCAATTAGAACTTTAAAAAGCGGAAGCAAAAGAGAAAAAGCGAAACACATTGGTCCTTTTCTCGGAAAGATAagcgaaaaaataaagaatcttGGAGTCAAGGATTAAGAATCCGAAAATTAGCAGGATTATAAAGGGGGCAGGGCTGGTGAGACTGTGAGAGAGAAAGATAGGAAACATTAGATCATCATGATATGAGAAAACGAAGAAAACCCATTACTGTGATGAACAGTTGATAGCGGGAAAAGGAGAGAGAAACGAGACTGAAGTACAAGAAGGAGGAAAAAGCAAAGCCCTTTGAGGAATGAAATTAGAGACGACAAATGCAAAGCAAAATTGCTCAGTTAAAGGAAGGAAGAAAGATACCAACCTTTGAACAGTGTGTTTGCAGAAGataacaaaacaagaaaaaaggGGCCAAGGGCCATTTGATTATGGATATTTTGGTCAAGCTCTTACGGTCGGTGGAAAAAACACGCTACAAACTGAAAAGTAAGCACTTAAAAGGCTTAGATTCCTTTCTCTCGTGAGAGAaagggagagagagaaagggaGCAATCATGCAGGTGTCTGATGACTGAACAGGAAAGGATTCTCAATTCTGTGTGTTTAGTTTAGTTTACTTTCATTTACAGGGAGATGATAATGAGGACGGTCAGGTAGGTTTGGTCTATTGATGGACACTTTTTGCTATCCTTTTTGGCCTCTTATATTAagagattttctttttcataaatatatatacaactttattattttatatcagCTTATCAAATATTTATGGAGCCATCAAtttgtttcataatttttgaattattaattacaatattattaatttaatacacCGCGTCCAACTTCATCATGTGATAATTTAAATGCATACAATAATTTTCCACTTGAAAGATACATTGaacaattttattattgttttctttttcaattaataGAAACcgtgtttttcttttttaacatgTAAGGATATTCATGTCGGTTTTAGGTGCaggtaaaattaatttttttaaaaaatttatagttgtagtgactattaattaattttacataaatttagattaaataattaaatacatgtttatataatttgtactaaatatttattctaaaacaAATATTTCTCATGCATTCTAAATGGAGCAACACCGGTCACCGACTACTTATTTTCAACGAGGAAGAAGGACGGTGGTAATTGCGACTTTATATTCGGCTACTTGATCAACTAGGTAGAATATAGCCTGTTCTGCCCTGCTGTGCGCGAACCACCCACAAATTCAATACTTCTTAAGGTTTTAAGTAGACTGGATGGAGAATCAGATCCTATTCAAGCATTCTAATGTTGAATCAGATGCACATGGCTCTTTAATTAATAGGGTACCCAGCCCAGTCCAGCCATGTCAGTCATTGGTTGGTTGATGCATCATCATCAATTTTATATTcacattattattgtttttcaaaatcaattaaGCCTAAATCGTCTGCTTGGCTAATGTTGTTCTCTGGCAGTAGCATTAGaaatatgagattttttttttaagcttcGACTGCAGCTCCGACTACGCATCTTATATCAATGAGCTGAAATTCTGCATTAGAAATACATAATtaatataactaaaattttattttaattttattgacgtctaaaatatatattccttatgagaaaaatagataaacaAGAAAATGGATAGATTGCAGGACGTGGCTGGCTTAACGGCCAGAAATCTAAACGGGGTGGTTGGAGTTGGATTCATCTTTCAAGCCTTCGATTCTATTTCACATCTTTTATGGCTCATCAGACATCTCCGATCGTATGCACAATTTTTCATACTATTTTGGTGTTTTGCATTAAAATGGTGCAATATTCTCTCTAACCTTCTGCACTAATTTTaacactaaaaaaaatattttatttatattattctctctccttaatattatattatttattttactttaattttatttatatatttcattcaaaaaattcatataattttatatattcactctaaatatttatatattttatatttccattcaatattcaaatatttaattatttcataaataaataaaaaaaaatttcaataattgtgaatatattaatttaaattaaattttaataattataaaaatataaaataaattaaaaatataataaattatgaaagtgaaaaaaaattaaacttaattaaaaatatatataaattttaaattatattataatttaaaaaaatagaaaaaaatattaattttaaattatattataaattaaaaaaaaaatggtagCGTGACACTGTAGCAATGCACCAAAATTCCGTAGAATTTTGGCGTGCGTTGGAGGGCCATCTCCAACGCCAAAATAGAAATTGGCGAGATGGGCTCAGAAAAAGCATTGGATCTCTTCTTTATGGTGATGAGGTATTAGACAAGAGCATGTGAAGCTGCATCTCCAATGCGCACCAAATGCTTACAAAAATGGCCATGTAAGAGATGCATTCAAGAACAAATGCTAAAAAAGCAAGGGTCCATTCTGGGTTTCATTCCAAATGATTCCAAACCAATTACACCCAAAGAGAAATAGACAAAGCTCTATTCCATCTGGGTACTACTCATATCCCAAGTTCAATCTTGATGGACTTGCAACTTTTACTACAACATAGGTCAAAGGGGACAATGACCAACAAATGAATATGGGAGTGGTTCATCTTCAAGTTCAGATAAAAACGTGGTGGCTGTAATGATAATTAATTTGCAGAAGCGTACATTGTGGAAGTCAAAGGTGCCATAAATATTAATACCAGTTCTAAAGCATGACGTAAGCAATGGGTAACAGGTGTTGATTGAAACAAAGTAGCAGCGGGTAGTAAATTTGGACACTGGGCTTGCAAATAATCGAAGTTTCCATCTCCTCGAGAATATTAAAAGgacttgagttcttgaacctgtGGCATAAAATGGCAATCATGGAGGCTACTGTGTGCTTTTAAAATTGTCACACCGCCTAATAGTTTGTCTGTGGAGGCTACTGTGTCCGAATTAATTGATGAACAGATACGGAGTTGTAAACTTGGAATGATAATTTACTCGGGCGTGTTTGTCTTCATATTGATGTGGATAGAATTTTCTCCattcttttatctatttttccatGGACTGACTATTGGTTGTGGCattttgaaaagaaaggttTGTATATTGTGAAAAGTGGGTACCGTGTGGCTCTATCTTTAAATCGTCATCATCACATCCCGGCATCATCTTCCTCTTCTACTTCTCAGGACCTTTGGAAGCACATTCTGAAAGTGCTTGTTCCTCCAACAATGCTGTCCTTTATTTGGAGAGCAGTGCTGGGTATTTTGCCAACCCATGCGTTTTTGCATCACCTACTCCCTAATGTTTCTTCAGTTTGCCTTTGATGTGATGCTTTCGAGACTCCACTGCACATTTTCTGTGATTGTGTTATAGTAGCTCAATTATAGGATACATGTGGTCTTAGTTGGATTGGGTCTGTCTCTGGTAACAACTTCAAACAATGGAGGAGTGATTTACATGCAAAGGGGACGCTGGACGACTGTGTATTAGCTTGTATGTGTTACCAGTCATGTAGTTACACACAAGGCAGGTTTATGGCAACCGAATCCCGACAACTTCATACTACAATTGCACTTGACGGGTTTGAGGCTACGTCGATTCCTATTACAAAGTGGCTTTCGCCTCCTGTTGGGAGGATCAAAATGAACGTGGATGTTGGGATCGATGGTTTGGTGGGGTGCTTTTCAGAGATTGTCAGTTAATGTGGTGGCATGTGCGGCAAAATGTGTTTCTGGGGTTTGGAACTCAGATACCACAAGAGGCATATGGTATGGCTTTCAGCTCCACTTATCTCTTGATAAGAGTTATTACCGGCTCATCAACCTGACAGTGAGAGGTGTGTACACTTCTGTGCTGGTGCATCTTTTAACAATGGTTTGGGTGCTGTGCTGCAGGATTCTGCATTACTCTTTTCCAACCTGGAAATCTATCAATGGTCTTTTGTTAAAAGAGCTGGTAATGCACCACCACATATTTAGCTTTTAATTAGCGAATGTAATGAGTGTTGTATCTGGATGGAAGAGGCCTTTCTTGTTCTTGAGCCTCTTGCAGCTTTGGATTCTCTGATGCTTAATATTATACTATGAGCTgctttaaatcaaaataaataaatagctatttttagttttatttttacagtAGAGATTGATTTGTTGATTTTCAAATGGAGACAGCCAAATAATTGCATGGAATTGGGGGAAAGAAACTTACTGATATACTAAACAGGGTGGAATTCTTCCCATAATTAAAATGGTTTTACAACTCCATAGCTTAACAACTAAAATCCCAAAAAACAAAAACAGAAGACCTcaactcaatttttatttaaacataaataaaagCCTGCGTCTAAACATTTGACTCGAATACAGAACTCAACATTTATCATCAATTTCTTCAAGCTAGGGTGGAAGCAATGTGACGAATCAAGTCAAGCACACGGGTACTGCAGGAGCAAATAGTTATGTCAAAGGAATGCCCTTCAAGAAGCAAATTACAAGTCTTTGAAAGATAAACAGTAAAGTATTATGCAGGAAGAGAAAACTAACCTGTAGCCCCATTCATTGTCATACCAAGAGACAAGTTTCACAAAGTTGTCATTCAAAGCAATTCCAGCCTTGGCATCAAAAATGCTTGATCTGCACAGTAAATAATCATGTCATTACATTTGCAGGAAAATCAAGCATATATGCATATGAGAAGCTTAGAAGTACAAGTTACCTGCTATCACCAACGAAGTCAGTGGACACCACATCATCTTCAGTATAACCCAAAATTCCCTTAAGCTTACCCTCAGATTCCTCCCTGCACACCCACCAGAGTAAAAAAGTCAGTACTACATATTAGGAAACCAATGCATCCTGCATTATCTGAGAtgccaaaagaaaaaggagttgTTGAATACTTGATGGCGTTCTTGATTTCCTCATATGTTGCCTTCTTTTCAAGCCTTACAGTGAGATCGACAACAGAAACATCAACAGTTGGAACACGGAAGGCCATTCCAGTCAATTTTCCGTTAAGTGCTGGGAGAACCTTTCCAACAGCCTAAGCAGTTGCAACAGCAAAATGTACAAATTACTCACGCAGATCAAGTAACCAAAATGGTAAACTGGTATACATCAATTCATGGTATAATCTTACAAAATTCTTGATGGTATAATCTTACAAAATTCTTGATTCCAAACAGAGGGTAAATGAGAAACAAACAAACCATATAAGAAAATGAGCTTACCTTGGCAGCCCCGGTGCTGCTAGGAATGATGTTGAAGGAAGCAGCTCTTCCACCTCTCCAGTCCTTCATTGATGGGCCGTCAACAGTCTTCTGAGTGGCTGAATCACACAATACAAAGCAAAATGAGAATTATTCAACTTAATACATCTTGCAGGGATCAACACGACGAATGATGAGCTTACCGGTAATGGAGTGGACAGTGGTCATAAGACCCTCAACAATTCCAAATCTGTCATTAATGACCTGTAAAAATAACCAAAAGGATGAGAATTTCTCATGTTTGAACTAAGATTTATGATAACAGCAAATGGATACTGAGACAACCTTGGCCAAGGGGGCAAGGCAGTTGGTAGTGCAGCTAGCATTGGAAACAATGTCAAGTTCTGGCTTGTATTCCTTCTCATTGACACCCACAACAAACATGGGTGCATCTTTGCTGGGGGCAGAAATAACAACCTTCTTAGCTCCACCCTGAACAATGACAAAATAAATCAAGGTAAATACCATGTCATTTCAACTTAGATCCAGAGATTTAACGATCTACAACTCTCCACAACATTTTCCAAGATAAAACAAAAACTCAAATTGgtcaatgaaattttaaattgcaAGATAGAGCAGTAACAAATCTTATGGTTCTACTAAATCCTCCATCACAGATCGTCACAATAGAGCATATCATGcaacaatattgaaatcaacATTAAGGAATTTGTGAAAACGGATTTAAACCCTTGTATCTTCACATATACCTATAAAATGAGTACCGTCTATCTAGAAATTACAGATTAAAATGTATAACAAAAACATTAAAGTAAATCAAGAGATCACAAAACGTACCTTCAAGTGAGCAGCAGCCTTGTCCTTGTCGGTGAAAACTCCAGTGGATTCAACAACAAACTCGGCACCAGTCTGACCCCATGGAATCTCTTCTGGGTTCctaagaataaaaatataaattaaattaaaagaaaagaaaacagcTAAAACCCCGTTTCTCAGATCCATCTAAATCCTGCAATTGCAGTGAGCAATAGACTTCTTACCTGATCCCGAAAACAGTGACTGGCTTATCACCGAAAAGAAGTGTCTTTTCGTCCTTGACGGCGACATCAGTGTGCTTCCAGTGACCATGAACTGTATCATACTTAAACATATATGTCTGCATTTCCATGCAGCAGTATACCCATTAGGCTATAATTAACAAAACCACCAAAAAAAACTTTTCCAGCAACGGAAGTTACCATGTAATCAGTAGTAATGAAAGGATCGTTAACGGCGACGAGTTCAATATCCTCTCTCTGAAGTGCGACTCTAGCAACCAAACGACCGATTCTTCCAAACCCTAAGAAAACCCATTTCATAACATAAAAAACAAATCGCATTGACCAACTCATAAACTATAAAATGCCTCAGATCGGAAAATTACCATTGATACCGATCTTAATCTTCTTATCTCCagctgaaatttaaaaaaaaaaaaaacaaatcaaaattgaaaaataaaaaacaaaagagCATTAATCAGAAACAGCAAATGGGCTATGAACATTACCCATTACTAACAATGGAAAATAGATATTAGCAACTGAGATCGAGTCTAGTGAGAGCTAATACAGAGATTAATGTGAGGAAGAAAACGATAATGTAGGGGAGTATATAAAGCAAAAGAGAGAAAAACCAGTGATTCCACTGGTCACGTGACGTGGGGCCCTTCTTGAGCTACGAACCTTGTTTTCGCCGCTGATTTTACCGTGGGTTTATAAAAAGGTAACTACACTCGCTATTATGGAATCTGAGCAAACTTTCTAATTTCTATTGGCTTAATAAGGGAAGTACTGTGCAGTTGCCTTATTGAGAGGGTGGCTTGAATTACGGAACGGAATATTCGGGGTACTAGAGCGATTATTCGGTGGGCTCGAAAGTTGGTAGGCCTGTAGTTGTTAAAAGGCAGGGACGCGTGGGCAAATTGTATAGGTGAGTTGTCTGCGTAACTTACAATAGTTGAATTTACTGCGacgagaaaaatattttactgtttCTAGATTGTTCTATGCTCGGCAACCAAAAGTCAATTTTCTTCACCGCACATACGAGCATTCGCGCCATTCgctttaaaattgaattaaattaaaaattaaaattttaatatttataaaatttaaatcgaattaattttaataaaaaattaaatcgaaccgaatcaatttaattcagttcaatttaatttaatttaatcgattttaatttttaatatttttattttttatactttatttttaatattttaaaatttaattaaaatattttaatattaatataatttaatttctttatattattaaaaataatatattattatcattaatcggttcagtttgatttttttaattttttttatcaaaaccgaaccgaattcaaataactgaaatttttaaaattaaaaattaaattaaaccgaattaaataaaaaactaaactaaattttaaaattaattcgattcgatcaattttttcaatttgaaccgaatactgctcgtCCCTGCTTTACACCCCTCTtctgtaaatatatatatatatatatatatatatatatttgttttttctttaaagaaaaattaaatcccactattttactttttaatctgtattaaaaataattttttaataatatttattttaaaaatattaaattttattaaatattaaaaaatattttaagagatttattaaaaattaaataaaattataataattaatttatatattattataatataaaaaaataaaaattttaaaataataaaaaaaaatagaaattatggAACGAAATAACTGTTAAACAtgcttttacttttaaaaatatttttatacaagTCCATtgcttttataaataaaaaattaaaaaagtatatctatttatttttcatataattgtaaaaaattgtaaattttatttaattaggtGACGATCAATATGTGCTGGTGACTTTTTTTAGGTAGCATGAAGCTTGACATCACTCTTAACATGATCAtgcttaaattaattaagatattGTCGTGCCAACCACTAGTGGAGCCATTGAAGTCATCAGTGTTGCCAATTATTtccttattttttaatataaagtacttaaaagtcaaatttaaaaatattctggtgttttttcataaaaaattaaatgttaattaaaatttttgatacataattttttttcttaaaaaaaatttatattagaaattaatattttgaaattcaaagaGTTTACGGTGCATCAATGAGTTTAATAGAGGAAAATCAATTTTCTCtccattagttttttttttttaattctctaGTAATGCATGAccgttttttattattatgccACCTATTTTTGTTACGCATCTCTCCTTCATATTAAAtggtcatttaatttttttcgacGTGTGTGTTGATAGGGCTGCAAGGTGACTGGCGTACTCTTTTACCTCTTATCACATTTGCTAGACTATTTTTGTATGGGTCTGCGTGCATGGTCGATCCAGTTAGATTTATGTCATTTGATTGGAGCGCGTAATATTAAATTGGTTCATTTGAAAACAGCTCAATGAACTTTGTGACTGTTTTTTTTCAGAGTATGATCTCATCTCTGGTGAAAAATTCGGGGGTCATAaagaattacattaaaatttattaaagagaatggagaaattaaataattggcAGGCATGCTATGGAAATGAAACCATGAGAATCTGTGTGATCTGTAttcaaaagtaaaaaattaagaatgaaGAAGCATGGGCAGTGATCTAATCTGTCCAGTGATAATTTAATATGCAACTTATTCCCTCAAATTAATGCTAACTGACAATATAttgaattcaataatatttttcatttattttaaataataatactcAAACTGAATTGTTTTtggtaaaaataattaaatttacaatatttatattatagttataatatataaaaaagtttaataCAGTAGAGatcaaatatattattatttgtttataaaaaaaatatattattatttattattaattcaaaaatttaagAATCAATGTTGATGTTTTGAGATCTTAAAAATAGAGATTCTGGTGGCTTTATAAATTTGGtcagataaaaaaaaagtacctctttttatccttttttttttgtctgacGTCTAATTATTTCTGTAATATAGTGTCATCTGTTTAGTTTGTTTTCAGTATTTTATCACATCATCGGACTAAACTTATTTTATGCGGGTCCATTTGCATGGCCCGTCCGGCCTATTTCATATTACAAACTGATATACACAGGTTGTGGTTGGTTTTGTTTGAATAAGATCTGATGAGTCTTGGaccagtattttttttaaaatttagacttGTCCGGATGTATTTtaacttattaatattaaaatcatctataaaattatgatatttCGTGTTCAtattttggttgaaactaatttaaaaaaaataattagcaaatattttttttttgaaaaatttactattatttcATGGATGTCATAATTAACATCTCACTCTTtcgttttaaaatatattaaaatatttttattttttattttcatcaataaaaataatcattttatttaattttaaaatataataaaaaattaattatttttttatttttctttttattcagttttattttttttttatttttctttgtttttagaaaaaaaaatgaaagaatatTTTATCaacagagaaaaaaataaagtggttttaataaatttttaaaaatgtataaattattttattaataatagtaatatttaaaaattaaataaaaaaatttattgcacGCACAATTaggtttgaaaaattttttctcccaacttttaactatttttaacaaaataaaataaaatgattattttattaataaaaaaaataaaaatatttaaataaatttttaataatgcaataatttatttattaataataataaatttcctatatttttaatatatatagctATAACTTCAAACTTATAGTAGAAGAGTTTAAGTCAAATATTTACAAAATTGGCATTAGAGTTACGCGGGGTTGAGAGGTTTTCCAAGTTTGAATTCTAGAGCAaattgtgaaaaaataaaatactatttttattatatatattttaattacttttacatattcttcaataatttttatctatttttattttttattattttaaaattattatttacttaatatataaattaactattataatcctatttaattttatcttatttcttaaaaaatctcttaaaatattttttaatatttaatatatttaaactgaatataattaaaaagttaataaaaaaattatatttttaatatatgtaaaaataCAAAGCGAATAAAAACATAAGACGAAAgaagtataaatttaatttcatgattaaaattttattatttatgtaaaataatttatatttaaatattattttttattgaaaatat
This genomic interval from Manihot esculenta cultivar AM560-2 chromosome 12, M.esculenta_v8, whole genome shotgun sequence contains the following:
- the LOC110628896 gene encoding glyceraldehyde-3-phosphate dehydrogenase, cytosolic, which produces MAGDKKIKIGINGFGRIGRLVARVALQREDIELVAVNDPFITTDYMTYMFKYDTVHGHWKHTDVAVKDEKTLLFGDKPVTVFGIRNPEEIPWGQTGAEFVVESTGVFTDKDKAAAHLKGGAKKVVISAPSKDAPMFVVGVNEKEYKPELDIVSNASCTTNCLAPLAKVINDRFGIVEGLMTTVHSITATQKTVDGPSMKDWRGGRAASFNIIPSSTGAAKAVGKVLPALNGKLTGMAFRVPTVDVSVVDLTVRLEKKATYEEIKNAIKEESEGKLKGILGYTEDDVVSTDFVGDSRSSIFDAKAGIALNDNFVKLVSWYDNEWGYSTRVLDLIRHIASTLA